Proteins from a single region of Acidimicrobiia bacterium:
- a CDS encoding NifU family protein, whose amino-acid sequence MTSETASPILTVTDDALAKVLDVRAAESDPESLVLWVEVSGQQAGAYTYLMEFRTESELDDDVAIQHHDDVSVAIPADSVDSLRGATLELSGGGMVMQNPNRPAPVTPFSPAVDPNRPHADLSGEVSQRVMQVLEQEINPAIAAHGGQAELVAVEGSIAYLRLSGGCQGCGLAAVTLSQGIEVAILDSVPEITEVIDVTDHASGANPFYEAAKK is encoded by the coding sequence ATGACGTCCGAAACTGCGAGCCCGATCCTCACCGTCACCGACGACGCGCTGGCCAAGGTGCTCGATGTGCGCGCGGCAGAGTCCGATCCCGAGTCCCTCGTGTTGTGGGTCGAGGTGAGCGGGCAGCAGGCCGGCGCCTACACGTACCTCATGGAGTTCCGCACCGAGTCCGAGCTCGACGACGACGTCGCCATCCAGCACCACGACGACGTGTCGGTCGCGATCCCTGCCGACAGCGTCGACTCGTTGCGAGGCGCCACGCTGGAGCTGAGCGGTGGCGGCATGGTCATGCAGAACCCCAACCGCCCCGCGCCGGTCACACCGTTCTCACCCGCTGTCGATCCCAACCGCCCGCACGCCGACCTGTCGGGCGAGGTCTCCCAGCGTGTCATGCAGGTGCTCGAGCAGGAGATCAATCCCGCGATCGCCGCGCACGGTGGGCAAGCGGAGCTCGTCGCCGTCGAAGGCTCGATCGCGTACCTGCGCCTGTCGGGTGGCTGCCAGGGCTGCGGCCTCGCGGCGGTCACGCTCAGCCAGGGCATCGAGGTCGCCATCCTCGATTCGGTTCCCGAGATCACCGAAGTGATCGACGTCACCGACCACGCTTCCGGCGCCAACCCCTTCTACGAAGCAGCGAAGAAGTAA